From Leifsonia sp. fls2-241-R2A-40a, one genomic window encodes:
- a CDS encoding SURF1 family protein, whose product MSGRAPEGWRFAISRRWFGYLAFAIVFAIACGFLSNWQLARSKEAAAANALVTENYDSKPAPLTDELSSLTAYSPKQEWRRVTVTGTYERDKQLLVRNRPFNGSPGFEVLTPLRTADGSLFVVDRGWVPTGNTTDSPDHVPAAPAGTVTVVARLKASEPAISGRTATGDQVGTIQLSVVKQKLGDAAVYTGAYGLLDSEDPAPATAPTPTVTSPPTQDEGLHWSYMIQWIIFALIGFFGLGYALVTEYRKRNSDDPAEKARAAERERRRRARRTDADVEDELLDAAR is encoded by the coding sequence GTGAGCGGCCGCGCGCCCGAGGGCTGGCGCTTCGCCATCTCGCGCCGCTGGTTCGGGTACCTCGCGTTCGCGATCGTGTTCGCGATCGCGTGCGGATTCCTCTCCAACTGGCAGCTCGCCCGGAGCAAGGAGGCGGCGGCCGCGAACGCGCTGGTCACCGAGAACTACGACTCGAAGCCGGCTCCGCTCACCGACGAGCTGAGCAGCCTCACCGCCTACTCGCCCAAGCAGGAGTGGCGGCGGGTCACGGTCACCGGCACCTATGAGCGCGACAAGCAGCTGCTGGTCCGGAACCGCCCCTTCAACGGCAGCCCCGGTTTCGAAGTGCTCACCCCGCTGCGCACGGCGGACGGCTCGCTGTTCGTGGTGGACCGGGGATGGGTCCCCACCGGCAACACGACCGACTCCCCCGACCACGTGCCCGCGGCACCCGCCGGGACGGTCACGGTGGTCGCGCGGCTCAAGGCGAGCGAGCCGGCGATCTCGGGACGGACGGCGACCGGCGACCAGGTGGGCACCATCCAGCTGTCGGTCGTCAAGCAGAAGTTGGGCGACGCAGCGGTCTACACCGGGGCGTACGGCCTGCTCGACAGCGAGGATCCGGCCCCCGCGACGGCCCCGACACCGACCGTGACGTCTCCCCCGACCCAGGACGAGGGTCTCCACTGGTCGTACATGATCCAGTGGATCATCTTCGCGCTGATCGGGTTCTTCGGTCTCGGCTACGCGCTGGTGACCGAGTACCGCAAGCGCAACTCCGACGACCCGGCCGAGAAGGCGCGGGCGGCGGAGCGCGAGCGCCGGCGCCGGGCCCGGCGCACCGACGCGGACGTCGAGGACGAGCTTCTCGACGCCGCGCGCTGA
- a CDS encoding DUF3099 domain-containing protein, with protein sequence MKKPSAPSITSLPLSPDEERRHRMIKYSVAMSIRVVCLIVAVIVPGWWAAVPLIGAIFLPYFAVVIANVSVDPRREEVQRPGNILPMAPPPPGPRYDQQEDQ encoded by the coding sequence ATGAAGAAGCCCTCAGCTCCGTCGATCACGAGCCTGCCCCTCTCCCCCGACGAGGAACGTCGGCACCGGATGATCAAGTATTCGGTCGCCATGAGCATCCGCGTCGTGTGCCTGATCGTCGCCGTGATCGTTCCCGGGTGGTGGGCCGCCGTCCCGCTGATCGGCGCGATCTTCCTGCCGTACTTCGCCGTGGTCATCGCGAACGTCTCGGTCGACCCCCGTCGAGAAGAAGTCCAGCGTCCGGGCAATATCCTGCCAATGGCGCCCCCGCCACCGGGGCCGCGCTACGACCAGCAGGAGGACCAGTGA